A region of Clostridium acetobutylicum ATCC 824 DNA encodes the following proteins:
- a CDS encoding HAD family hydrolase, translated as MIKAILMDSGKVLNKPATGEWFIPPKFFYYVDWERFNTIPLIKRKSAFDKANKYIKEQKLITTEEEEYKCFLEYYKILSKELYQLKLKNNDIEEITEDLVYNYRKYDFYKDAIYEIPKLSKKYKLAVISDAWPSLEGVFKKAGLRKYFSSFVISSVKGVTKPNEMMYKTALSELRVLPEEAVFIDDNIRNCEGAVKLGIKSFVLSRKSRIYAYNKLFNRRIKSIRNLKQLEEIV; from the coding sequence ATGATTAAAGCTATTTTAATGGATTCTGGAAAAGTGTTGAATAAACCGGCTACAGGTGAATGGTTTATACCGCCTAAGTTTTTTTATTATGTGGATTGGGAGAGATTCAATACAATACCTCTTATAAAAAGAAAATCAGCCTTTGATAAGGCAAATAAGTATATAAAAGAACAAAAACTAATTACTACAGAAGAGGAGGAGTACAAATGCTTCCTAGAATATTATAAAATCTTATCAAAAGAGCTTTATCAGCTTAAGTTAAAAAACAATGATATTGAAGAGATTACAGAAGATTTGGTTTATAACTACAGAAAGTATGATTTTTATAAAGATGCTATTTATGAAATACCTAAATTAAGTAAGAAATATAAATTGGCTGTAATATCAGATGCATGGCCATCACTTGAAGGTGTTTTTAAAAAGGCAGGACTTAGAAAGTATTTTTCTTCTTTTGTAATATCCTCAGTAAAGGGAGTAACAAAGCCAAATGAAATGATGTATAAAACTGCTCTTTCAGAACTTAGGGTATTGCCAGAGGAAGCTGTATTTATTGATGATAACATTAGAAATTGTGAAGGTGCAGTAAAGCTAGGAATTAAAAGCTTTGTTTTAAGTAGAAAAAGTAGAATATATGCTTATAATAAGTTATTTAATAG